In Deinococcus malanensis, the following are encoded in one genomic region:
- the vapC gene encoding type II toxin-antitoxin system tRNA(fMet)-specific endonuclease VapC → MTLGYLLDTNICIYIIKNRPPTVRDRFARLQPGQLGLSAVTEAELLHGGHISQRVNHNLAAISDFVSRLVVVPFDSRVTDTYGHVRAILEQQGQPIGPLDFQIVATALAHDLVLVTNNVREFQRVPALRVEDWSQA, encoded by the coding sequence TTGACCCTCGGCTACCTGCTCGACACCAACATCTGCATCTACATCATCAAGAACCGCCCACCCACCGTGCGCGACCGCTTCGCCCGCCTGCAACCCGGACAGCTCGGCCTGAGTGCTGTCACCGAAGCTGAACTGCTGCACGGTGGGCACATAAGCCAACGCGTGAACCACAACCTCGCCGCCATCAGTGATTTCGTCTCCCGGCTGGTGGTCGTACCGTTCGACTCACGCGTCACCGACACGTACGGCCACGTCCGGGCGATCTTGGAGCAGCAGGGGCAGCCGATCGGCCCGCTGGACTTTCAAATCGTCGCCACTGCCCTCGCGCATGACCTGGTGCTGGTCACGAACAACGTCCGGGAGTTCCAACGTGTGCCAGCCCTGAGGGTAGAGGATTGGAGCCAGGCATGA
- a CDS encoding antitoxin, whose amino-acid sequence MTRAKVFKSGNSQAVRLPLNMRLDATEVDIIRHGNTLILRPIAPVAGLEGAFDALTYIQVAFLPNLRDQGGSQDREAL is encoded by the coding sequence ATGACCCGCGCCAAAGTCTTCAAAAGCGGCAACTCCCAGGCCGTCCGGTTGCCTTTGAACATGCGCCTTGACGCCACCGAGGTCGACATCATCCGCCATGGCAACACCCTCATCCTGCGCCCTATCGCACCCGTCGCCGGCCTGGAAGGCGCCTTCGACGCCCTGACCTACATCCAAGTCGCCTTCCTCCCGAACCTCCGTGACCAGGGCGGGTCACAAGACCGAGAAGCCCTTTGA
- a CDS encoding site-specific integrase yields the protein MESRGEGEQASTKGASYTLDLRRGHLLDQASTWTSLHESELRRRATEAARDKNVEVLWDLTVAYLTTLTQAGITISPHTLRSYRTGVRQFLTHAEDRAWNLLRPRRNDAAFWVSSLSVNRDGAGPKAAATVRSRVAAANALYAALRWAEATTAHPFEDVPQPRDRTDAITRRPPHRETVVHRALAAAEREQRTDLRVLILLTAHAGLRIEEALTLTWTQVDTANHRLTVHGKGGKRRIVGISGTLLEALKAHAGQGRDGRLFTFAYRSGAAYHLRRLMEQEGLPWSGFHPFRKYNGTLLYRRTRDFVRVAHHLGHANVNTTRAYVDVPADDLAAELADL from the coding sequence ATGGAGAGCAGGGGAGAGGGCGAGCAAGCATCAACTAAGGGGGCCTCCTACACCCTCGACCTCCGCCGAGGCCACCTCCTTGACCAGGCCTCCACCTGGACCAGCCTCCACGAATCTGAACTCCGCCGCCGCGCCACCGAAGCTGCTCGGGATAAAAACGTTGAAGTTCTGTGGGACCTCACCGTCGCCTACCTGACCACGCTCACCCAGGCCGGCATCACGATCAGTCCGCACACCCTGCGGTCGTACCGCACCGGTGTCCGGCAATTCCTGACTCACGCTGAAGACCGGGCCTGGAACCTGCTGAGACCGAGACGCAACGACGCCGCCTTCTGGGTGAGCAGCCTGTCGGTCAACCGGGATGGTGCCGGCCCCAAAGCAGCCGCGACCGTCCGCTCCCGGGTGGCAGCGGCCAACGCCCTGTATGCGGCCCTGCGCTGGGCGGAAGCCACCACCGCCCATCCATTCGAGGATGTGCCACAGCCCCGGGACCGGACCGACGCGATCACCCGGAGGCCACCGCACCGGGAGACGGTCGTACACCGGGCGCTGGCGGCCGCGGAACGGGAACAACGAACGGACCTTCGCGTCCTGATCCTGCTGACCGCTCATGCTGGCCTGCGCATCGAAGAAGCTCTGACCCTGACCTGGACTCAGGTGGACACTGCCAACCATCGCCTGACGGTCCACGGCAAAGGCGGCAAACGGCGGATCGTTGGCATCTCCGGCACGCTTCTCGAAGCTCTGAAGGCGCATGCTGGTCAGGGTCGGGACGGACGCCTATTTACCTTCGCGTACCGGTCCGGGGCGGCCTATCATCTGCGGCGTCTGATGGAACAGGAAGGTCTCCCCTGGAGTGGGTTTCACCCCTTCCGGAAATACAACGGGACCTTGTTATATCGTCGGACGCGGGATTTTGTACGTGTGGCTCATCATTTGGGTCATGCCAACGTCAATACAACACGGGCGTATGTCGATGTCCCGGCCGATGATCTGGCAGCGGAACTTGCCGATCTCTGA